A genomic stretch from uncultured Pseudodesulfovibrio sp. includes:
- a CDS encoding methyltransferase, which translates to MAGIDTETILKRREFFPRGLVQPEGGYRFSLDSLLLSSFVHAGRRHKGVDLGCGCGVIGIGLVLRQPGISIIGVDLNVDSVRAAEENRTNLHLIDKLTFEQGDVAEWRPKSVVDFVVSNPPYRELGKGRSSQGAGREAARFEARGTFAAFARCAALALKTRGKFSFVHLPERLPELMVDLAEVSLVPKRMRLVHGRAGENAKIVLMETMMAGGRGLMVEPPLILHEGKGRETRFTREAVTFCPYLACNMKDRHDG; encoded by the coding sequence ATGGCTGGCATCGACACTGAAACCATACTCAAACGCCGCGAATTTTTCCCTCGAGGACTCGTACAGCCTGAAGGGGGATACCGCTTCTCGCTGGACTCACTGCTTCTCAGTAGCTTTGTCCACGCCGGACGACGGCACAAAGGTGTCGACCTTGGCTGTGGTTGCGGAGTTATCGGCATAGGGCTGGTCCTTCGTCAGCCTGGGATTTCCATTATAGGTGTTGATCTAAATGTAGACAGCGTAAGGGCTGCTGAAGAGAACAGAACCAACCTCCACCTTATCGATAAGTTGACGTTTGAACAGGGGGACGTCGCAGAGTGGCGACCGAAATCCGTGGTGGATTTCGTGGTATCCAATCCTCCATATCGTGAGCTTGGTAAGGGTAGATCAAGCCAAGGGGCCGGTCGTGAGGCCGCTCGGTTTGAAGCGCGTGGAACGTTCGCCGCTTTTGCCCGGTGTGCAGCCCTTGCCCTCAAGACGCGGGGGAAATTTTCCTTTGTCCATTTGCCAGAGCGTTTGCCAGAACTCATGGTTGATCTGGCCGAGGTCAGTCTGGTTCCCAAGCGTATGCGACTTGTTCATGGTCGTGCAGGTGAGAATGCCAAGATAGTACTTATGGAAACCATGATGGCTGGTGGACGTGGGCTTATGGTGGAGCCTCCATTGATATTACATGAAGGAAAAGGGCGAGAGACGCGTTTTACGCGGGAAGCCGTGACATTCTGTCCATATCTCGCCTGTAACATGAAGGACAGACACGATGGCTGA
- a CDS encoding C-GCAxxG-C-C family (seleno)protein, which yields MADSIEKRVNALFSGDQFLCAETVVKMLAEAGGRDSKDIVPMATGLCSGMSRTCGPCGAVTGAVMGFGLYAGRQEPGADLDPVYAMIQEFRDVFSEKFKSINCFDLIGCDFSTQEGQDRYKRLGLRSTCVELVLFAVITSLSILREHGYLEPLEDLMASRLGPCGLMCGKCVAYAGGPVHELSRALKEQLGDNFGEYARRFEVVDPVFAQYQPFSELLECFASGPCSGCRESGCLFKACAVPACARKHGVSYCYECEKFPCEEHGMPERLAQIWRTNNERIRENGVEEYFNSIKDKPRYP from the coding sequence ATGGCTGACAGTATCGAAAAACGGGTGAATGCGCTGTTTTCCGGCGATCAGTTTCTCTGCGCGGAAACCGTAGTGAAAATGCTTGCCGAAGCCGGCGGCAGGGACTCGAAAGACATCGTGCCTATGGCGACGGGGCTTTGCAGCGGCATGAGCCGTACCTGTGGGCCGTGTGGGGCTGTGACCGGCGCGGTCATGGGATTCGGCCTGTATGCCGGGCGGCAGGAGCCCGGTGCAGATCTGGATCCTGTTTATGCCATGATTCAGGAATTCAGAGATGTATTTAGTGAGAAATTCAAGAGTATCAATTGTTTTGACTTGATCGGATGTGATTTTTCCACACAGGAAGGACAGGATCGTTACAAGCGTCTGGGACTGCGATCCACGTGTGTCGAACTGGTCCTTTTCGCCGTTATAACCAGCCTTTCCATCCTGAGGGAACACGGCTATCTTGAACCGTTAGAAGATTTGATGGCATCACGACTGGGACCATGCGGCTTGATGTGCGGTAAATGCGTGGCGTATGCCGGTGGGCCTGTCCATGAATTGAGTAGAGCATTGAAAGAGCAGCTCGGTGATAATTTTGGCGAATATGCCAGACGGTTTGAGGTCGTCGATCCGGTTTTTGCACAGTACCAACCGTTTTCCGAGTTGCTGGAATGTTTCGCTTCCGGTCCATGTTCCGGGTGTCGGGAGTCAGGGTGTCTGTTCAAAGCGTGTGCTGTCCCTGCATGTGCGCGAAAGCACGGCGTCTCATATTGTTATGAGTGTGAGAAGTTCCCGTGTGAAGAGCATGGAATGCCGGAGCGACTGGCGCAGATATGGCGAACAAACAACGAGCGGATACGAGAGAACGGCGTGGAAGAGTATTTCAATAGCATAAAAGATAAGCCAAGATATCCATAG
- a CDS encoding AAA family ATPase, whose translation MAHEHTELELGSGLTILTGGNNTGKSAVVEALRCLATNPVPSHNIRHGAKEARVCVELDDGTRVVWVRKKRSSGYELWKPGAEEPEEYWKFGRTPPDDIRAALRLDLVELESGDPVDIHVGNQREPVFLLNKPASNAAAFFAASTESAHLLAMQNLLKRQTTDAKRQARDLEGQVERIEGVIDRLAPLPDIELQVSAARELEKSAIVFEKTIPALESVLEKHQGLVATLHEKSECRAALDVIVEPPKINDVKPLSDMIQSMETVEKRLSKAVNGINALKGLGQPDVLEDTGKLATLVRSLDSVQNTLWKTEVQTACFAKIEPLPLLKKTSDLSAFIDELLSVQYRYSRVTRWDNVLQKIVEPPPVESTDALNDTLSAMHNLTSRMTSATEGMSDLQNRLKELEETVEERINELGCCPTCGGKMTTATFIDQGCRHDS comes from the coding sequence ATGGCTCATGAGCACACCGAGTTGGAACTTGGCAGTGGCCTGACCATTCTGACCGGCGGTAACAACACTGGAAAATCCGCTGTGGTGGAGGCGTTGCGCTGTCTGGCGACCAACCCCGTGCCGAGTCACAATATCCGCCATGGCGCCAAAGAAGCCCGTGTCTGTGTAGAGTTGGACGATGGTACCAGAGTCGTCTGGGTTCGCAAGAAACGGTCCTCAGGGTATGAGTTGTGGAAACCCGGTGCCGAAGAACCTGAAGAGTATTGGAAGTTCGGAAGAACGCCGCCTGACGATATCCGCGCCGCACTAAGGCTGGATCTGGTGGAGCTTGAATCCGGTGACCCCGTCGATATTCATGTGGGCAATCAGCGGGAACCCGTATTCCTGCTCAACAAGCCTGCGAGTAATGCCGCTGCTTTTTTCGCCGCATCCACGGAAAGCGCCCATCTTTTAGCCATGCAGAATCTTCTCAAGCGGCAAACCACGGATGCCAAACGACAGGCGCGTGATCTGGAAGGGCAAGTCGAGCGTATCGAAGGCGTCATTGACCGCTTGGCCCCCCTGCCGGACATTGAATTGCAGGTTTCGGCGGCTCGTGAACTGGAAAAAAGCGCAATCGTTTTTGAAAAAACCATTCCGGCGCTGGAGTCTGTGCTTGAAAAGCATCAGGGGCTGGTTGCAACACTCCATGAAAAAAGTGAATGTCGTGCAGCACTCGATGTGATTGTTGAACCGCCGAAAATCAACGATGTCAAACCATTGAGTGACATGATTCAATCCATGGAGACCGTTGAAAAACGGTTGTCCAAAGCCGTTAACGGCATAAATGCGCTGAAGGGGTTGGGACAACCGGATGTTCTTGAAGACACGGGAAAACTCGCAACTCTGGTGAGAAGTCTTGATTCAGTGCAAAACACCTTGTGGAAGACTGAAGTTCAGACAGCGTGTTTTGCGAAGATTGAACCACTTCCCCTTCTCAAAAAAACGAGCGATTTATCTGCATTCATTGATGAATTACTCTCAGTACAATATCGTTATTCCCGTGTTACTCGTTGGGACAACGTATTGCAGAAGATTGTGGAGCCGCCGCCCGTAGAGTCGACGGATGCGCTGAACGATACCCTGTCTGCCATGCATAACCTGACATCGAGAATGACTTCTGCCACTGAAGGGATGTCTGACTTGCAGAACAGGTTGAAGGAGCTTGAAGAAACAGTGGAAGAGCGCATTAATGAGCTGGGATGCTGCCCTACCTGTGGCGGTAAGATGACAACCGCAACATTCATTGATCAAGGGTGCCGACATGACAGTTGA
- a CDS encoding metallophosphoesterase, with protein sequence MTVEHIHGAGLFFVADPHLADHPPGQRLDGYLDQIMNKLEACLDRAEVLGMVPVILGDLFHWPRDNSNKMLVELIRIFGARTGESAVWVLVGNHDKYQSRFTEDVTLAVLEAAGVVRLMKESGPQFILETGKEHVLVGASPDGTPLPKNYDHKPDDPDTVIWLTHHNIQFPEFIDRAYTIKELPGIDWLVNGHIHRPQTTITKGQTTWANPGNITRLTFTRRSMERDPAAAIWTPGCEELEKWVVPFEPFDVVFPDQELPAEEHEVEGESKFISGLERLAWQRTHEGIGLKQFLEENLSTQTPEGKLIWELYEEVIHSD encoded by the coding sequence ATGACAGTTGAGCACATCCATGGTGCGGGGCTGTTCTTCGTCGCAGATCCCCATTTGGCGGACCATCCTCCGGGTCAGCGCCTTGATGGTTATCTCGATCAGATCATGAACAAGCTTGAAGCCTGTCTGGATCGGGCGGAAGTCCTTGGCATGGTTCCGGTCATTCTGGGCGACCTGTTTCACTGGCCTCGTGACAACTCCAACAAGATGCTTGTGGAACTGATTCGCATTTTCGGGGCAAGGACAGGTGAATCGGCGGTCTGGGTACTTGTCGGGAACCATGATAAATATCAGTCCCGGTTCACGGAAGATGTGACTCTTGCCGTTTTGGAGGCAGCCGGAGTGGTCAGGCTTATGAAGGAAAGCGGCCCGCAGTTCATATTGGAGACCGGCAAGGAACATGTTTTGGTTGGTGCCAGTCCGGACGGAACGCCACTTCCAAAGAACTACGACCATAAGCCTGACGACCCGGATACGGTCATCTGGCTTACACATCACAATATCCAGTTCCCCGAGTTCATCGACAGAGCCTATACTATCAAGGAACTTCCCGGGATAGACTGGTTGGTGAACGGACATATCCATCGACCGCAGACCACCATTACCAAGGGTCAGACGACTTGGGCCAACCCCGGCAATATTACCCGGTTGACCTTTACCCGTCGTTCCATGGAGCGGGACCCTGCTGCTGCAATCTGGACGCCTGGCTGCGAAGAACTGGAAAAATGGGTCGTTCCGTTTGAGCCGTTTGACGTGGTCTTTCCAGATCAGGAACTGCCTGCCGAAGAGCATGAAGTCGAAGGTGAATCCAAGTTTATCAGTGGGCTGGAGAGGCTCGCGTGGCAGCGAACCCATGAGGGGATCGGGCTGAAGCAATTTCTTGAAGAAAACCTGAGTACACAGACCCCGGAGGGTAAGCTCATCTGGGAACTTTACGAGGAGGTCATACACAGTGATTAA
- a CDS encoding efflux RND transporter periplasmic adaptor subunit — translation MMNTILRLSIGVLLVLCVAACGSDQTPSAKRGPANELASVVLAERVFLPRLHEAVGTVKAKTDTRVEAQVTGRVLKVLVRPGDKVTAGDDLVVLDSRASQTRLERSRQAESSVSSMVSQARDALDAAKAAFSKAESTYRRMSTLHEQKVVTAEEVEKAESAYLQAKAGLGQAEQGVAAAQARAREAGKVVQEAELVLGYTTIKAQESGEVAKRLVEPGDLAFPGKALLSLQTGGSLQLEAMVRESLIGQVRLGDSLSVIVSALTETEPLVGEVDEMAPLADPVTRSFLVKVRLPVVPGLYPGMFGRLMVPLGEEEVVLVPEAAVVRVGQLETVMVKTEAGWQSVYVRTGELHGQRIEVVSGLSGGETVGLAVAGGQ, via the coding sequence ATGATGAATACGATACTCCGCCTTTCCATTGGTGTTTTGCTTGTTCTGTGTGTCGCGGCCTGTGGGTCGGATCAGACACCTTCCGCCAAACGCGGACCCGCGAATGAACTAGCATCCGTTGTACTTGCCGAACGCGTTTTCCTGCCCCGTCTGCATGAGGCTGTCGGTACGGTCAAGGCCAAGACAGATACTCGCGTGGAAGCGCAGGTGACCGGGCGTGTACTCAAGGTTTTGGTTCGTCCCGGGGACAAGGTCACAGCCGGCGATGATCTGGTTGTGCTGGACAGTCGCGCTTCGCAAACCCGTCTGGAACGCTCTCGTCAGGCCGAATCCTCTGTTTCCAGCATGGTCAGCCAGGCTCGCGATGCTCTGGATGCTGCCAAGGCCGCATTCTCCAAGGCTGAGTCGACATATCGTCGCATGAGCACTCTGCATGAGCAGAAGGTGGTCACGGCTGAGGAAGTGGAAAAAGCCGAGTCCGCCTATCTTCAGGCCAAGGCCGGTCTTGGGCAGGCGGAACAGGGTGTCGCTGCCGCTCAGGCGCGTGCTCGTGAAGCGGGCAAGGTAGTGCAGGAGGCGGAGCTCGTTCTTGGATATACCACCATCAAGGCGCAGGAATCGGGCGAGGTTGCCAAGCGATTGGTTGAACCCGGTGATCTGGCGTTCCCCGGCAAAGCGTTGTTAAGCTTGCAGACCGGTGGCTCACTGCAATTGGAGGCCATGGTGCGCGAGTCGCTCATCGGTCAGGTTCGACTGGGTGATTCTCTGTCTGTGATCGTGTCGGCTCTGACTGAAACCGAGCCGCTTGTCGGCGAAGTGGATGAAATGGCTCCTCTGGCCGACCCTGTGACCCGCTCTTTTCTGGTCAAGGTTCGACTGCCCGTGGTGCCCGGTTTGTATCCCGGCATGTTCGGTCGCCTGATGGTGCCGCTTGGCGAAGAAGAGGTTGTGCTTGTGCCCGAAGCTGCAGTCGTTCGCGTGGGCCAGCTTGAAACCGTCATGGTCAAGACCGAGGCCGGCTGGCAGTCGGTGTATGTACGTACGGGTGAACTCCATGGCCAACGGATAGAAGTCGTGTCTGGTTTGTCAGGCGGTGAAACGGTTGGTCTTGCGGTTGCCGGAGGCCAATGA